A single window of Ovis canadensis isolate MfBH-ARS-UI-01 breed Bighorn chromosome 15, ARS-UI_OviCan_v2, whole genome shotgun sequence DNA harbors:
- the LOC138420571 gene encoding LOW QUALITY PROTEIN: olfactory receptor 5AN1-like (The sequence of the model RefSeq protein was modified relative to this genomic sequence to represent the inferred CDS: inserted 2 bases in 1 codon), giving the protein MIGGGNITKIMHFILLGFSDFPRIIVVLFVVFLVIYILTLTWNLSLLILIRMDSHLHTPMYFFLSNLSFIDICYVTSTAPKMLYDFFQEQQTITLVGCAVQYFVFSTMGLSESCLMTAMAYDRYAAICNPLLYSSVMSPALCGRMVLGSYLAGLSASISQLWAMLQLQFCGPNVINHFFCDLPQLLVLSCTDTFSVQLLTAILTMIFGIINALVIMISYXYIVISIMKITTASGRSKAFNTCASHLTAVTLFYTSSIFVYLSSSTGGSSSFDRFASVFYTVVIPMLNPLIYSLRNKEIKDALKRLQKKKWCC; this is encoded by the exons ATGATTGGGGGAGGAAATATTACAAAGATCATGCATTTCATCCTCTTGGGATTCTCAGATTTTCCCAGAATCATAGTAGTGCTCTTTGTCGTATTCCTGGTGATATACATTTTGACCCTGACTTGGAACCTGTCCCTCCTCATCTTAATAAGAATGgactcccacctccacacccccatgtacttctttctcaGTAACCTGTCCTTCATAGACATCTGCTACGTGACCTCCACAGCCCCCAAGATGCTCTACGACTTCTTCCAGGAGCAGCAAACTATCACCCTAGTGGGTTGTGCTGTTCAGTACTTCGTGTTCTCCACCATGGGGCTGAGTGAGTCTTGCCTCATGACTGCCATGGCTTATGACCGATATGCCGCCATTTGTAACCCGCTCCTCTATTCGTCAGTCATGTCGCCCGCTCTCTGCGGTCGGATGGTGCTGGGATCCTACTTGGCTGGACTCTCTGCTTCTATATCCCAATTGTGGGCCATGCTCCAGCTCCAGTTCTGTGGGCCTAATGTCATCAACCACTTCTTCTGTGACCTGCCCCAGCTGTTAGTTCTCTCCTGCACTGACACGTTCTCTGTACAACTCTTGACTGCCATATTAACAATGATCTTTGGGATAATAAATGCCTTAGTTATTATGATATCATA CTACATTGTCATCTCCATCATGAAGATCACAACAGCAAGCGGCAGGTCCAAGGCTTTCAACACCTGTGCCTCCCACCTGACAGCAGTCACTCTCTTCTATACCTCAAGTATCTTTGTCTATTTGAGTTCCAGCACTGGTGGTTCCTCCAGTTTTGACAGATTTGCATCAGTCTTCTATACGGTGGTGATTCCCATGTTGAATCCTTTGATTTACAGTCTGAggaacaaagaaatcaaagatgcctTGAAGAGGTTGCAAAAGAAGAAATGGTGTTGCTGA